The following nucleotide sequence is from Channa argus isolate prfri chromosome 9, Channa argus male v1.0, whole genome shotgun sequence.
CTGAACAAATGTGTTCAGCAGTGCGCATGTACTGCTACGGACTCTGTGCACAGATAGTTCATTTGGCTTTAAGAAACTCGTACATTGTTGGAGACATTGAAGGTTTACGTTGACACACCGCGATGCTTAACCTACGCCGGAATTTCCATTTGAAAGgatcaaaatgtttctttaacatTGGCTTTGAGATAACAAACAGGACCCCAGTATGTTTTTCGACGTTCCAATTCAACACTGCCCCCCTGTGGCAACACATACTACATATTGCTTTCAAGAACCCAGTCACTCACAAaaaatttcaattatttatttcaaaattcatACATATCTAGGTTGTTTGACCTGTGCCTCTTTGGTGGACTGGGAGTAACTTAGCTACCTCAACAGGTGTGATAAATGCATTCACAGCACTACTTGAAATTGGAAGACTGTTTACTTATCAGGTtcagtgtatgtttttttgcAACTAAATTTGAGCATTGTCTTTGCAGAGATGCACACCTCTCAAACctttattcaaaataattttgagaACATTTTCCAACACCCCACCCAGGCTAGTTATTATATTTAACAGTTTTCAAGAATGAAAAAATGAGCAGGTAtgtagctttttaaaataacaatgtcatttGAGCATTTCAGCTTTCAAACAGCTTTTTGAAGGCCGAGCCAATCTCCTGGATCATGTCTGAGGTGGTGGTGGACCTGCCATGTTGCTGGAATGCCTGACTGTTGCACTGTCTGGTAAGTGAACAGGCTCCGAATGCGGCAACCAGAAGTGGATTTACActggaaaagcaaaaaagttATGGTTCAGGAAACAAATTTCTGCAATATgcccacacaaatacacacgctACTTTAAGCTATTAACTCCTAACAGATATGCGTATTCATTACCACgttaaaacagaaatacagtagGACGGCaactattgtttttctttttaatttgtcaattaTTTCATTCAGGTTTCAATCCACAAAAAGCCAGAGAAATACATTGCGTTTTTTccgatttgtttttttctccaatcTCCTctccaaaaccaaaacatacgcaaacatttagtttaataataatttttaaaattgaatttatgTAGATTTGACcctttaattaatttctcaAAATGGCGATTTAAATGGAAACCCATGAATGTTGTATAAGCacatataaaatacaaaggtttttttttacctaaagaTTCAGGTTGATGcacattaaatattgtgtttaaaacacTGGTATAGTCTTTCCATGAAAACAGAATACATAAACAGGTAAACATGTATTCACCTTCTCACCATTCCAGCTGCAGAGGCAGCATGGGCCCAGTGTGCCAGCACGCCCATAGATCCAGACAAGAGATCACCTTGTCCACCACATCTTCTCCCACTACCCTCAATACTGCATGAGATCACTAAAAACAGTAATTACAACttataacacaaaacacaataaaaaaaagctcctAGCTATCTCTGTACATGTATCTAAGAACTTGTTAACACAAATagaaaattatacatttacatgtttagGTAGTGATTTACACCatttgaaaagatgaaaaattgGATAGAAAAATCCATATCAagtcatttaatgttttgtttagaaTGCACATGATTTTGATACCTACCCTTAGTGCCATCTGTAATCAGATCCTGTTCTCCTTTTAGCACCACAGTGAGGTTGCCCATGGCTACACTGAGCTGCAGGACACTGCGTTGAAGATCACTGCTGTCCATGGGTTCATGATGctaagacagaaacacagaaaacacacatccagTTACAGGGAGAATTATAAGTCGTATGCCATCAACTGGTGCCTGACTGAACTTTGAGAAGAGACCTACCAGTGCCTCATAGAGTCGGGTAAACTCCATGAAGTTAGGTGTAAGGATACCCTTCTGGTACCCTTGAATAACAGATGGTTGGTGTGTAACTAGCCATAATCCATCCtgttcaaaacaaacaacacacacagtgattgtGTATCGCTTTGCAAATAGAATCCCATCTGCTGAACAGCTGAAACTTGATAAAATCAAGACCTACTGCATCAATGACTATAGGGATATCTCTTGCTTTGGATTTCTCAATCACCTCCTACAAGAGAGAGATAAAATAAACTTGTCATCGTTGC
It contains:
- the naxd gene encoding ATP-dependent (S)-NAD(P)H-hydrate dehydratase isoform X5: MLIGGPGGSVVDHRAGIQTRDSPNAVEEIEKWLPRLHSLVVGPGLGREDLLLKTTKEVIEKSKARDIPIVIDADGLWLVTHQPSVIQGYQKGILTPNFMEFTRLYEALHHEPMDSSDLQRSVLQLSVAMGNLTVVLKGEQDLITDGTKVISCSIEGSGRRCGGQGDLLSGSMGVLAHWAHAASAAGMVRSVNPLLVAAFGACSLTRQCNSQAFQQHGRSTTTSDMIQEIGSAFKKLFES
- the naxd gene encoding ATP-dependent (S)-NAD(P)H-hydrate dehydratase isoform X3, with translation MNDNRRQQIHMLVLCFIPVLLSIVATLVCLNQKVFERYYNLGSTSHRGMDDDVLSLVKSIVPPLISKKHKGQDGRIGIIGGCQEYTGAPYFAAIAALKVGADLSHVFCTKDAATVIKSYSPELIVHPVLDSPNAVEEIEKWLPRLHSLVVGPGLGREDLLLKTTKEVIEKSKARDIPIVIDADGLWLVTHQPSVIQGYQKGILTPNFMEFTRLYEALHHEPMDSSDLQRSVLQLSVAMGNLTVVLKGEQDLITDGTKVISCSIEGSGRRCGGQGDLLSGSMGVLAHWAHAASAAGMVRSVNPLLVAAFGACSLTRQCNSQAFQQHGRSTTTSDMIQEIGSAFKKLFES
- the naxd gene encoding ATP-dependent (S)-NAD(P)H-hydrate dehydratase isoform X4, with product MIRIICVQLSALKRSCTLVFERYYNLGSTSHRGMDDDVLSLVKSIVPPLISKKHKGQDGRIGIIGGCQEYTGAPYFAAIAALKVGADLSHVFCTKDAATVIKSYSPELIVHPVLDSPNAVEEIEKWLPRLHSLVVGPGLGREDLLLKTTKEVIEKSKARDIPIVIDADGLWLVTHQPSVIQGYQKGILTPNFMEFTRLYEALHHEPMDSSDLQRSVLQLSVAMGNLTVVLKGEQDLITDGTKVISCSIEGSGRRCGGQGDLLSGSMGVLAHWAHAASAAGMVRSVNPLLVAAFGACSLTRQCNSQAFQQHGRSTTTSDMIQEIGSAFKKLFES